In one window of Propionispora hippei DSM 15287 DNA:
- a CDS encoding glucose-1-phosphate adenylyltransferase, whose translation MSSQECVAMILAGGQGSRLESLTKRMAKPAVPFGGKYRIIDFVLSNCRNSAIYTVGVMTQYQPLALHRHIGSGSAWDLDRKHGGVAILPPYTRERSAEWYKGTADAIYQNIHFIEAHRPAYVLVLSGDHIYKMNYRKMLEEHKRKQAAVTIGVIRVPWEDTGRFGIMQVDETGRITQFQEKPPQASSNLASMGIYIFTWDKLRRYLERDALTERSEHDFGKNVIPAMLAEGEIMQSYTHAGYWKDVGTIDSLWEANMDLLGSNPELDLRAGRWPVYSPFKIQPPHFIGSSARVSDSLINQGCTILGEVEHCVVFSGVYVGEGAKVKNSVLMPDAYIGAQAQINRAIVDSQARIGSGVQIGSEGEPIVIAGKTGNETRGHQPEAVLPQKQVG comes from the coding sequence ATGTCAAGTCAAGAATGTGTGGCCATGATACTGGCAGGCGGGCAGGGGAGCCGTTTGGAAAGTTTAACGAAAAGGATGGCAAAGCCGGCGGTGCCGTTCGGCGGAAAATACCGGATTATTGATTTTGTGTTGAGCAATTGCCGGAATTCCGCCATATATACTGTGGGTGTAATGACACAGTATCAACCGCTGGCGCTGCATCGCCATATCGGCTCAGGCAGTGCCTGGGATTTGGATAGAAAACATGGCGGTGTAGCGATCCTGCCGCCCTACACTCGGGAGCGGAGTGCCGAATGGTACAAGGGAACCGCCGATGCCATTTACCAGAACATTCATTTCATCGAGGCCCACCGGCCCGCCTATGTGCTGGTGCTTTCCGGCGATCATATTTATAAAATGAACTACCGGAAAATGCTGGAGGAACATAAAAGAAAGCAGGCGGCGGTAACTATTGGTGTCATCCGGGTTCCCTGGGAGGATACGGGTCGATTTGGCATTATGCAAGTAGATGAGACCGGCCGGATTACCCAGTTCCAGGAAAAACCCCCGCAGGCGAGCAGTAATCTGGCTTCCATGGGAATCTATATTTTCACCTGGGATAAACTGCGGCGCTATTTGGAACGCGATGCATTGACCGAACGGTCAGAACATGATTTTGGCAAAAACGTCATACCTGCCATGCTGGCGGAAGGAGAAATCATGCAGTCCTATACCCATGCCGGCTATTGGAAGGATGTGGGGACGATAGACAGTCTTTGGGAGGCTAATATGGATTTGCTGGGGTCCAACCCGGAGCTTGATTTACGGGCCGGCCGCTGGCCTGTTTATTCTCCGTTCAAAATCCAGCCGCCTCATTTTATTGGCTCATCAGCAAGGGTAAGCGATTCATTAATCAATCAGGGTTGCACCATTTTAGGCGAAGTGGAGCACTGCGTAGTCTTTTCGGGAGTCTATGTTGGAGAAGGGGCGAAGGTAAAAAATTCCGTACTCATGCCTGATGCCTATATCGGTGCGCAGGCTCAAATCAACCGGGCCATTGTCGACAGTCAGGCCAGAATCGGCAGCGGTGTCCAAATAGGCAGCGAAGGCGAGCCGATTGTGATTGCCGGTAAGACGGGAAATGAGACGCGAGGACATCAACCGGAAGCTGTTCTGCCGCAGAAGCAGGTAGGGTAG